In Cololabis saira isolate AMF1-May2022 chromosome 10, fColSai1.1, whole genome shotgun sequence, a single window of DNA contains:
- the ccl25a gene encoding C-C motif chemokine 21b, translating to MLFNTLSVLLLLSCLCLTLGQVSIDDCCLKYVKELDKRAQRHAVTYKHQKPDGGCNIPAVIFIMRRGRLFCTNPNEKWVKELMQKIDKKAYKHLKHNPRHPIKN from the exons ATGCTGTTCAACACGCTGtccgtcctgctgctgctctcttGTCTCTGCCTCACATTAGGACAAG TGTCCATTGATGACTGCTGTCTAAAGTATGTGAAAGAATTAGATAAAAGGGCTCAGAGACATGCAGTGACTTACAAGCATCAGAAGCCAGATGGAGGCTGCAACATCCCTGCTGTAAT CTTCATCATGAGGAGGGGGCGGCTGTTTTGCACAAACCCTAACGAGAAGTGGGTCAAAGAACTGATGCAGAAGATAGACAAAAAGGCATACAAACACCTGAAG CACAATCCACGACATCCAATTAAAAACTGA